A genomic stretch from Telmatocola sphagniphila includes:
- a CDS encoding WD40 repeat domain-containing protein codes for MKLTKNKDLSLPTGVLGLAVAADAKHLYAACMDGRLFECDPATGKSTPFASGHTSFASGCVLLPNGKTLISAGYDGWLLWHDVESKQCVRRLKAHGFWSWQMALSPDGRHVATVTGQYLAGGEKYEPAQAPEPTVKVFDTLTGELLKSFDYLPPVLSVAFSPDGRHLAAANMMGDVAVWDLEGKAPPVKFNSPDFTSWGIIKSPHFCGGIYGLAFSPDGKSLLACGMGPMGDPMAGNGKMTWQRWDWLAKTPQKLSQIRDGEGGAGLMETLTHAPDGSFLMAGRQAQGTWTTALFAADGKLKASLDTKSRVTRAKFTPDGNTLYLSAVIGQPGPNKGQWPDYGRIHVVKVEG; via the coding sequence ATGAAACTGACGAAAAATAAAGACCTGTCGCTTCCCACCGGTGTTCTGGGCCTCGCGGTCGCAGCCGATGCGAAACATCTCTATGCCGCGTGCATGGATGGCCGACTCTTTGAATGCGACCCGGCCACAGGAAAATCGACGCCATTCGCCAGTGGTCATACCAGTTTTGCCTCCGGCTGCGTGCTGCTGCCCAATGGTAAGACGCTGATCTCTGCCGGTTACGATGGCTGGCTGTTATGGCACGATGTGGAATCCAAACAGTGCGTGCGGCGGTTGAAAGCTCATGGGTTTTGGTCCTGGCAAATGGCGCTGTCTCCCGACGGTCGCCACGTTGCGACGGTGACCGGGCAATACCTCGCGGGTGGCGAGAAATACGAGCCGGCTCAGGCACCGGAGCCGACGGTGAAGGTGTTTGACACTCTCACCGGCGAACTGCTGAAGTCGTTCGATTATCTGCCGCCGGTACTGAGCGTTGCTTTCTCGCCGGACGGCCGTCATCTGGCGGCGGCCAACATGATGGGGGATGTGGCCGTGTGGGACCTGGAAGGCAAAGCACCGCCGGTGAAGTTCAACTCTCCCGACTTCACGAGCTGGGGCATCATCAAGAGCCCGCACTTCTGTGGAGGCATCTATGGTCTTGCGTTCTCTCCCGATGGTAAGTCTCTATTGGCCTGTGGCATGGGACCGATGGGAGATCCCATGGCCGGTAATGGCAAGATGACCTGGCAGCGTTGGGATTGGCTGGCAAAAACACCGCAGAAACTCTCCCAGATCCGTGACGGCGAAGGCGGCGCCGGTCTTATGGAAACGCTGACTCACGCGCCGGACGGTTCTTTTCTGATGGCGGGCCGGCAAGCCCAGGGTACCTGGACCACCGCCCTTTTCGCCGCTGATGGCAAGCTGAAAGCCTCCCTGGATACCAAGTCTCGGGTGACCCGGGCCAAGTTCACCCCGGATGGAAATACCCTGTATTTAAGTGCGGTCATCGGTCAGCCAGGCCCCAATAAGGGTCAATGGCCAGACTATGGCCGTATTCACGTGGTTAAGGTTGAGGGTTGA
- a CDS encoding DUF1501 domain-containing protein, with protein sequence MLRLNAPRPASLCGAVRRRDFLHAGTLATLGLSLPAYLRAQQAQGTPDKDVNCIMLFLLGGPSQLDTWDLKPNAPAEVRGPFKPIKTNAPGIEISEIFPKMAKHGDKFSLIRSVFHTATAVHDTGHQMMQTGRLFTGGVEHPHMGCTLGYLRGGRGELPAHVILPRLMGRTGGNLPHGQNAGYLGKSYDPFVLNADPSVANFKVPDLLPPDYISDIRAERRQKLRDAIDGEMQRFENVAAAKQLDDSFHQAYKLMSSPRAREAFAIEKEPAAVRDRYGRTRFGQCCLMARRLIEAGVRFVTVNMFETVFDEITWDIHGSKPFTDIQEMSKLVAPNFDQAYSALLEDLKERGLLEKTMVTACGEFGRTPKINPAGGRDHHPGVWTVIIGGGPIQGGQVIGESDEFGYAPKTRPVTTGEFAATIFKGLGLDPHKELPGPQGRPIPLADFNLKPIEELF encoded by the coding sequence ATGCTTCGACTTAATGCTCCACGTCCCGCCTCGCTATGCGGTGCCGTGCGCCGACGGGATTTCCTTCACGCAGGCACGCTGGCGACACTGGGATTGTCGCTACCGGCTTACCTTCGCGCCCAGCAGGCACAAGGCACTCCGGACAAAGACGTCAATTGCATCATGCTGTTTCTGCTCGGCGGTCCCAGTCAACTCGATACCTGGGATCTGAAGCCGAACGCACCGGCCGAAGTGCGTGGCCCCTTCAAACCGATTAAGACCAACGCTCCGGGTATCGAAATCAGCGAAATCTTTCCCAAGATGGCGAAGCACGGCGACAAATTCTCTCTGATTCGCTCCGTCTTCCACACGGCGACCGCGGTTCACGATACCGGTCATCAGATGATGCAAACAGGAAGACTCTTTACCGGCGGCGTCGAACATCCTCACATGGGGTGCACGCTGGGCTATCTGCGCGGCGGGCGAGGCGAACTGCCCGCCCACGTGATTCTGCCGCGCTTGATGGGCCGAACCGGCGGCAATTTACCGCATGGTCAAAACGCCGGCTATCTGGGGAAAAGCTACGATCCTTTCGTCCTGAATGCCGATCCTTCCGTTGCGAACTTTAAAGTTCCCGATCTACTACCCCCCGATTACATTTCGGATATCCGGGCCGAACGACGCCAGAAATTGCGCGACGCCATCGATGGAGAGATGCAAAGGTTCGAAAATGTCGCGGCCGCCAAACAACTGGATGATTCGTTTCATCAAGCCTACAAGCTGATGAGTTCTCCCCGGGCTCGCGAAGCATTCGCTATCGAGAAAGAACCGGCCGCGGTTCGCGACCGTTACGGCCGTACCCGCTTCGGACAGTGCTGCCTTATGGCGCGCCGACTGATCGAGGCCGGTGTCCGCTTCGTGACGGTTAACATGTTCGAAACGGTCTTCGATGAAATCACCTGGGATATTCACGGCTCGAAGCCCTTTACGGATATTCAGGAAATGTCGAAACTCGTAGCGCCCAACTTCGACCAGGCCTATAGTGCCTTGCTGGAGGATTTGAAAGAGCGCGGCTTACTGGAAAAAACTATGGTCACGGCCTGTGGCGAGTTCGGCCGTACGCCGAAAATCAACCCGGCTGGGGGTCGCGACCATCACCCCGGCGTCTGGACGGTGATCATCGGCGGCGGCCCAATCCAAGGCGGTCAGGTGATCGGCGAATCCGACGAATTCGGCTATGCTCCGAAAACTCGTCCGGTGACTACGGGTGAGTTCGCTGCCACGATCTTCAAGGGACTGGGGCTCGATCCGCACAAAGAATTACCGGGCCCGCAAGGAAGACCGATTCCGCTGGCCGACTTTAACCTTAAGCCGATTGAGGAATTGTTCTAA
- a CDS encoding DUF1553 domain-containing protein: MRQLLTVLFFGLSAVQVLAADLRILPSEVTLTGPGASQKLLIVEEEKGRVIAEKTAGVTLVSSNTKVAVIDKGTLQAVGNGNVIVTAKTSDGKTATAKVLVLKAEQNAPPSFRNDIIPILTRAGCNSGSCHGALAGKGGLKLSLRGYDPESDHFVLTRQALARRVDRSQPEKSLVLLKGARLMPHGGGQRLFADEADYNTLLTWIQSGALLNPVDAKLDRIEVLPRAALLSPQAKSSLIVRAFYSDGQIKDVTRWCHYGSSDDNVAKVTEEALVSGAGYGEASITVGFGSRVTTMVITSPFPNSVNPKVFADSPRSNFIDELVLQKLQSLNLPPSPNCKDAEFIRRAFLDATGILPQPQEVEKFISDKSVDKRAKLIAELLERPELIDYWSYKWSDLFLVSTRKLPQPAMWSFYRSLRQAVADNKPWDQLARDILLANGSTMQNGGGNFFVLHKDTSDVAETVAVSFLGMSVTCARCHNHPLEKWTQDQYWSFANLFSRVGLKNGERDGDVVVFERPTGDVLHPRRGVPMPAAPLDGLPLAAEEGRDRRIYFADWLTSPDNPYFAKALVNRVWRNFMGRGLVEAEDDLRETNPASNRELLDALARDFITHKFDVKVLIRTIMNSAAYQRSSQKLEENAQDDRYYSRYLVRRLPGEVILDALSQVTGSPTPFKEIYTGVEGGVAATSNYPPGTRALQLPDSRVASRFLDAFGRPDRLATCSCERQQDPTVGQALMMNNGQTLNDKLRAPDSRVSAWLKEKVTDEQAISRIFMLALSRPPSAKERERFQAIFANKTSSEPNAPGRREALEDLFWAVLTSREFLFNH, from the coding sequence ATGCGTCAACTTCTGACAGTACTATTTTTCGGTTTATCCGCCGTGCAGGTGTTGGCGGCCGATCTGCGGATTCTGCCTTCCGAGGTGACTCTCACCGGACCGGGCGCCTCGCAAAAACTTTTGATCGTTGAAGAGGAAAAAGGACGCGTGATAGCTGAGAAGACGGCGGGCGTAACTCTCGTTTCTTCGAATACTAAAGTGGCGGTTATTGATAAGGGAACCCTTCAAGCGGTCGGCAACGGCAATGTGATTGTGACGGCAAAGACTTCCGATGGAAAGACCGCGACGGCCAAAGTTCTAGTCCTGAAAGCCGAGCAGAATGCGCCTCCATCGTTTCGCAACGACATAATCCCGATTCTGACGCGAGCAGGATGCAATTCCGGTTCCTGTCACGGAGCGCTCGCCGGTAAGGGCGGCCTCAAACTTTCCCTGCGCGGCTATGATCCTGAATCCGATCACTTCGTTCTCACTCGACAGGCCCTGGCCCGAAGAGTTGACCGCAGCCAGCCGGAAAAAAGTCTCGTGCTCCTCAAAGGGGCACGCCTGATGCCGCACGGGGGTGGGCAACGATTGTTCGCCGATGAGGCCGATTATAATACGCTCCTCACCTGGATACAGTCGGGCGCGCTCCTCAATCCGGTCGATGCCAAGCTGGATCGCATCGAAGTACTCCCCCGGGCCGCCCTGCTCTCCCCGCAAGCCAAATCTTCCCTAATCGTCCGGGCGTTTTATTCCGATGGGCAGATCAAGGATGTGACGCGCTGGTGTCACTATGGAAGCAGCGACGATAATGTTGCGAAAGTAACCGAAGAGGCTCTCGTCTCCGGAGCCGGTTATGGAGAGGCCTCCATTACGGTGGGTTTCGGCTCCCGAGTCACCACCATGGTGATAACCTCTCCTTTCCCTAACTCCGTGAATCCGAAAGTTTTCGCGGACTCTCCTCGCAGCAATTTCATCGATGAACTCGTACTGCAGAAGTTGCAGTCGCTAAACCTGCCTCCTTCGCCGAACTGTAAGGACGCCGAATTTATCCGCCGAGCCTTTCTCGACGCGACGGGAATTCTTCCACAACCACAAGAGGTCGAAAAATTCATTTCAGACAAATCGGTCGATAAACGGGCGAAGCTGATCGCCGAGCTACTGGAGCGACCGGAGTTAATCGATTACTGGTCTTATAAATGGTCCGATCTGTTTCTGGTCTCGACCCGGAAGTTGCCGCAGCCAGCCATGTGGAGTTTTTATCGTTCACTGCGTCAGGCCGTTGCGGATAACAAACCGTGGGATCAATTGGCCCGCGATATCCTGCTCGCCAACGGCAGTACGATGCAAAATGGCGGCGGGAACTTTTTCGTTCTGCATAAAGACACTTCGGATGTCGCGGAAACGGTCGCGGTCAGCTTTCTCGGCATGTCGGTAACCTGCGCACGCTGTCACAATCACCCGCTCGAAAAATGGACGCAGGATCAATACTGGTCATTCGCCAATCTGTTTTCGCGCGTCGGTTTGAAAAATGGGGAACGAGACGGAGATGTGGTGGTCTTTGAGCGACCGACCGGAGATGTGCTGCATCCCCGCCGGGGCGTGCCGATGCCAGCCGCACCGCTCGATGGCCTACCTCTTGCCGCCGAGGAGGGACGCGATCGCCGAATCTATTTTGCGGACTGGCTGACTTCGCCGGATAATCCGTACTTTGCCAAGGCCCTGGTGAATCGGGTCTGGCGGAACTTCATGGGCCGCGGACTGGTCGAGGCGGAAGATGATCTGCGCGAAACCAATCCGGCCAGTAATCGCGAGCTACTCGACGCACTCGCCCGCGATTTTATAACCCATAAATTCGATGTGAAGGTTCTGATTCGCACCATCATGAATTCGGCGGCCTATCAGCGTTCCTCGCAGAAACTGGAAGAGAATGCTCAGGACGATCGCTACTATTCCCGTTACCTCGTGCGTCGTCTTCCCGGTGAAGTGATTTTGGATGCCCTGTCGCAGGTGACTGGTTCACCGACGCCCTTCAAGGAAATTTACACAGGCGTCGAAGGGGGGGTCGCCGCGACCTCGAACTATCCGCCGGGCACACGCGCTCTGCAGCTTCCCGACTCCCGAGTCGCTTCCCGGTTTCTGGATGCGTTCGGCCGGCCGGATCGCCTGGCCACCTGCTCCTGCGAACGGCAGCAGGATCCCACCGTCGGACAGGCTCTGATGATGAATAATGGCCAGACCCTCAACGACAAGCTCCGTGCCCCGGATTCGCGTGTCAGCGCCTGGTTGAAAGAGAAGGTGACGGACGAACAGGCGATCAGCCGCATCTTTATGCTGGCCCTCAGTCGGCCACCCAGCGCCAAAGAACGCGAGCGTTTCCAGGCGATTTTCGCTAACAAAACATCGAGTGAGCCGAATGCTCCCGGCCGCCGGGAAGCGCTTGAAGACCTTTTCTGGGCCGTGCTGACCTCCCGGGAATTCCTGTTCAATCACTGA
- a CDS encoding WD40 repeat domain-containing protein has protein sequence MKKTLLLFFTFLSAGISQGAPLPPVTALAYHPSFPVLAAGLYGEVLLIDPAKADVISRLSGQTERVTALAFSSQGDRLAVASGRPGKSGEIRLYRVTAQTFSSPLLEATITPHTDVIYALTFSPDGKKLASAGYDRVIRVVDPAKPQVVIQELKDHSDAVYGLDFHPEGKLLASAGADRAVKVWDIATGKRLYTLSEPTDAVHSVVWSPDKLHLAAAGIDKSIRIWQADANGGRLVHSVFAHTEPVTRILYSQNGQVLYSIGEGGSCKSWNAAAMKEKLVFPAQKETILALALSPDQKQLALGLFDGALKLLASDNGKIVAEPLPIKPKPAILRKMTPAQGVRGSQVRVVFTGEHLNEVTEIAASPGIQAEILPEGRGPTQLIARLTIDSQFKPGKTNLLAKSPAGNSAALPFFVDRYPVASGMMANESSRTGSRVTLPATLIGTLSKPGKADYFHFEAKAGQEIAIQVFTGEIGSKLDPFLELTDAQGKVLVDSANGLLGYVAQDSGYLAISIRDKEFRGGGDYSYRLSIGSFPLITGASPLSFQRGTSGLVRIHGVNLGNQRSLPVTIPADAKPGSRIPIALPGLPEAVVGEAAVRAGEFPEVRVAQKEAHIQVPGTATGTLAEPQQVHAIYFKAKKGQRLLLEVEARRLGSPLDSVIEIVDSQNQLVMRATLRSTARIFSTFRDSDSVNPGIRLESWHELGMDDYLFVDGELMRVKELPKGPDDDCQFYEVAGRRQGFLETTPTQHYNGSPMYKVEIHPAGSSFPANGLPLIQLPYRNDDGGASYGKDSLLTFDPPQDGTYRVRLKDVRGAGGELFSYRLTVRPPHPDFAVAFNSANPVVWKGGSVPINVTATRIDGFNGPIHFALENLPEGLEAPPSSIDREQLTMTFPLFAKLSAKLPETPALKPLKLVARATIDGREVVREFVGGPPKLADAGDIVATTSVSEVSLKPGQETRLVVKVERRNGYAGRIPIEVRGLPHGVRVENIGLNGILITPGTSEREIVLFAESWVPELEHPLIVLARNESKGTDYGAKPVILKVRK, from the coding sequence ATGAAAAAGACTCTCCTCCTATTTTTTACTTTCCTGAGCGCAGGGATTTCCCAGGGGGCTCCTCTGCCTCCAGTCACGGCGTTGGCTTATCATCCCAGCTTTCCCGTGCTGGCGGCGGGATTGTACGGAGAAGTGTTGCTGATCGATCCGGCGAAAGCGGACGTCATTAGCCGACTCTCGGGACAAACGGAACGCGTCACTGCGCTGGCCTTCAGTAGTCAGGGCGACCGGTTGGCAGTCGCCAGCGGCCGGCCCGGAAAATCGGGTGAAATCCGACTCTATCGTGTGACGGCGCAAACCTTCTCTTCGCCGCTACTCGAAGCGACGATCACTCCCCACACGGATGTGATCTATGCTCTGACCTTCAGCCCCGACGGCAAAAAACTGGCTTCCGCCGGCTACGATCGCGTTATTCGAGTCGTCGATCCCGCCAAGCCTCAAGTCGTTATTCAAGAACTCAAAGATCACAGCGATGCCGTCTATGGCTTAGACTTCCATCCCGAGGGAAAACTGCTGGCGTCGGCGGGTGCCGATCGAGCCGTCAAGGTTTGGGATATCGCGACCGGCAAGAGACTCTATACGCTTTCCGAGCCGACCGATGCGGTCCATTCGGTAGTCTGGAGTCCTGATAAGCTCCATCTGGCGGCCGCGGGAATAGACAAAAGCATTCGAATCTGGCAGGCGGACGCCAACGGCGGACGACTGGTCCACTCGGTTTTCGCGCATACGGAACCGGTCACCCGGATCCTCTATTCCCAAAACGGACAAGTGCTTTATTCGATCGGCGAAGGGGGGAGTTGCAAGAGCTGGAACGCCGCGGCCATGAAGGAAAAGCTGGTTTTCCCGGCACAGAAAGAAACTATTCTGGCGCTGGCTCTCAGTCCGGATCAAAAGCAGTTGGCGCTGGGACTGTTCGATGGAGCTTTGAAACTTCTCGCTTCGGACAACGGCAAAATAGTGGCCGAACCGCTGCCGATTAAACCGAAGCCTGCCATCCTCCGGAAGATGACTCCGGCACAGGGTGTCCGCGGTTCGCAAGTCCGGGTCGTTTTCACCGGAGAACACTTAAATGAGGTGACGGAGATCGCGGCCAGTCCCGGAATCCAGGCTGAGATTCTCCCGGAAGGACGCGGACCCACGCAGTTGATCGCCCGTTTAACAATCGATTCCCAGTTCAAGCCGGGTAAGACGAATCTCCTGGCCAAATCGCCGGCGGGAAACTCCGCGGCCCTGCCCTTTTTCGTGGATCGCTATCCCGTGGCTTCTGGAATGATGGCCAACGAATCGTCTCGCACCGGTTCGAGAGTGACTCTCCCGGCCACTCTGATCGGTACTCTATCCAAGCCGGGTAAAGCCGATTATTTTCATTTCGAAGCGAAGGCCGGTCAGGAAATCGCGATTCAAGTTTTCACCGGAGAGATCGGCTCCAAACTCGATCCGTTCCTTGAACTGACCGACGCTCAGGGAAAAGTCCTAGTCGACAGTGCCAACGGCCTGCTCGGCTATGTGGCCCAAGATAGCGGTTACCTGGCGATCAGTATTCGCGACAAGGAATTTCGGGGCGGCGGCGATTATTCGTATCGGCTCAGTATCGGTTCGTTCCCCCTTATCACCGGAGCGTCTCCTCTGAGTTTCCAGCGGGGAACTTCCGGGTTGGTGCGGATTCATGGGGTGAATCTCGGCAATCAGCGAAGCCTGCCGGTCACCATTCCCGCTGATGCGAAGCCGGGGAGCAGAATTCCGATTGCACTGCCGGGCTTGCCAGAAGCGGTGGTCGGGGAAGCGGCTGTGCGAGCGGGGGAATTTCCGGAAGTCAGGGTGGCTCAAAAAGAGGCGCACATCCAAGTTCCGGGAACTGCAACGGGGACCCTGGCTGAACCTCAGCAGGTGCATGCGATTTACTTTAAGGCCAAAAAAGGGCAACGGCTATTACTCGAAGTCGAAGCGCGCCGACTCGGTTCGCCATTGGACTCCGTCATCGAGATCGTCGATTCTCAGAATCAGCTGGTGATGCGGGCCACTCTGCGCAGCACGGCACGTATCTTTTCGACGTTTCGGGATAGCGATTCTGTCAACCCCGGAATTCGCCTCGAATCGTGGCACGAACTGGGCATGGATGATTACCTGTTCGTCGATGGCGAACTGATGCGCGTCAAGGAGCTTCCTAAAGGTCCCGATGATGATTGTCAGTTCTACGAGGTTGCTGGCCGTCGGCAGGGATTTTTGGAGACCACCCCCACTCAGCATTACAACGGCTCGCCGATGTACAAGGTGGAAATTCACCCGGCTGGAAGCAGTTTCCCCGCCAATGGCCTGCCACTCATTCAATTGCCTTATCGAAATGACGACGGCGGAGCCAGTTACGGCAAAGATTCGCTACTGACTTTCGATCCACCCCAGGATGGAACTTATCGAGTTCGTCTCAAAGACGTGCGTGGCGCCGGCGGCGAGTTATTCAGCTACCGGTTGACAGTGCGGCCACCCCACCCCGATTTCGCAGTTGCGTTCAACTCAGCTAATCCGGTCGTCTGGAAAGGGGGATCAGTACCGATCAACGTTACCGCGACGCGAATCGATGGCTTCAACGGTCCCATCCACTTCGCGCTCGAAAATCTTCCCGAAGGATTGGAAGCGCCGCCCAGTTCGATCGACCGCGAGCAATTGACGATGACCTTCCCGCTTTTTGCAAAATTGTCGGCGAAGTTACCCGAGACTCCCGCGCTCAAGCCGCTGAAGCTCGTAGCCCGGGCCACCATCGATGGGCGGGAGGTTGTACGGGAATTCGTCGGAGGCCCGCCAAAGCTGGCCGATGCCGGTGATATTGTTGCTACGACCAGCGTCAGCGAAGTCTCTCTCAAACCGGGACAAGAAACCCGGCTCGTAGTGAAAGTCGAACGACGTAACGGCTACGCGGGACGGATTCCGATCGAGGTTCGCGGCCTGCCGCACGGAGTCCGCGTGGAAAACATCGGGCTCAATGGCATCCTGATCACTCCGGGGACTTCGGAGCGCGAGATCGTTTTGTTTGCGGAATCGTGGGTTCCCGAGCTGGAACATCCTTTGATAGTCCTCGCCCGCAACGAGTCGAAGGGTACGGATTATGGAGCCAAGCCGGTTATCCTGAAGGTCCGCAAATAA
- a CDS encoding GNAT family N-acetyltransferase, giving the protein MILRPACQNDFSQIWEILKPILRAGEFYALPPEMTQESAIAYWTKSDHDTFVVEEDGKILGTYFLRANQLGGGSHVANCGYATCLKARGQGVARKMCLHSLEFARSRGFLAMQFNFVISTNDRAVRLWTSLGFEVVGTLPGAFAHPEKGFVDALIMFRKL; this is encoded by the coding sequence TTGATCCTCAGGCCAGCCTGCCAAAACGACTTCAGTCAAATCTGGGAGATCCTAAAACCGATCCTACGAGCCGGTGAATTTTATGCACTTCCTCCGGAGATGACTCAAGAGAGTGCAATCGCCTATTGGACCAAATCGGATCACGATACTTTTGTCGTTGAGGAAGACGGTAAAATTCTCGGGACCTATTTTCTTAGAGCAAACCAACTGGGGGGCGGCTCTCATGTCGCAAATTGCGGCTATGCGACCTGTCTGAAAGCGCGCGGACAAGGAGTGGCCCGCAAGATGTGTTTGCATTCACTCGAGTTCGCGCGATCCCGCGGCTTTCTGGCGATGCAATTCAATTTTGTGATAAGCACCAATGACCGGGCAGTCCGGCTATGGACAAGTCTCGGGTTCGAAGTCGTTGGCACCTTGCCTGGCGCATTCGCTCATCCCGAAAAAGGCTTTGTCGATGCTCTAATTATGTTTCGAAAACTTTAG
- a CDS encoding sulfatase-like hydrolase/transferase, with product MSNPSDPHHVSRREFNSLTAGTSAAMLFGTAAARAELEAKGTAAFSEGKNGLNILFLFTDQERFFPKWPRGMSLPAHERLQKTGTTFTNHYTSACMCTPSRSVLMTGLQTADNKMFDNCDTPWQNSLSPTVPTIGHMLRKAGYYTAYKGKWHLNREFDSHNPTKLFTREMEEYGFADYASPGDLVGHDLGGYQFDHLISGSAITWLRRQGRPLSDAGKPWSLFVSLVNPHDVMYFNTDAPGQKTQDTGKLLKRATQAPNHPIYKKKWDMPVAKTLREPLNAPHRPKAHGEFLKMWDYVLGHIPLEEERWRRFNDFYLNSIRSVDIQLQNILNELDALGLAERTIILFTSDHGEMAGGHGLRGKGPFAYEEATHIPFFVVHPDVKGGQSCKALSSHIDVVPTLLSMAGLSATKRSEVAGRDLPGKDLSPVLAKGAEASITESREGVLFAYSALCTNDSTLLKVAGEALAANRSPKEELEKAGYKPDLRKRGSVRTVFDGRYKFSRYFAPIERNHPTTLDELYKSNDVELFDHQSDPEEVINLAADREKNAALLLAMSAKLEAVIKAEIGKDDGREMPEIPKVSWYLDTADL from the coding sequence ATGAGCAACCCATCGGACCCTCATCATGTGTCGAGGCGGGAATTCAACAGCTTGACTGCCGGTACCTCGGCGGCGATGCTGTTTGGCACGGCAGCGGCCCGAGCGGAGCTGGAAGCGAAAGGCACTGCTGCTTTTTCGGAAGGCAAGAACGGTTTGAACATCCTGTTCCTCTTCACGGATCAGGAACGTTTTTTCCCCAAATGGCCCCGGGGCATGTCGCTGCCCGCTCACGAACGGCTGCAAAAAACCGGCACGACTTTCACCAACCACTACACCAGTGCCTGCATGTGCACGCCGTCGCGGTCGGTTCTGATGACCGGTCTGCAAACGGCCGACAACAAGATGTTCGACAACTGCGATACCCCCTGGCAGAACAGTCTCTCTCCGACGGTGCCCACGATCGGCCATATGCTCCGCAAGGCGGGCTACTACACCGCTTATAAGGGGAAGTGGCACCTCAATCGGGAATTCGATTCGCATAACCCGACCAAGCTGTTCACTCGAGAAATGGAAGAATACGGTTTCGCCGATTACGCCTCGCCCGGCGATCTGGTCGGCCACGACCTGGGAGGATACCAGTTCGACCACTTGATCAGCGGCAGCGCAATCACCTGGCTCCGACGTCAGGGGCGGCCGCTTTCAGACGCCGGTAAGCCCTGGAGCCTGTTCGTCAGTCTGGTGAATCCGCACGATGTGATGTATTTCAACACCGATGCGCCCGGCCAGAAAACCCAGGACACGGGTAAACTCCTGAAACGAGCCACCCAAGCCCCCAATCACCCCATTTATAAGAAGAAATGGGACATGCCGGTGGCAAAAACGCTTCGAGAGCCACTCAATGCCCCGCATCGACCGAAGGCCCACGGCGAGTTTCTGAAGATGTGGGACTATGTGCTGGGCCACATACCTCTCGAAGAAGAGCGCTGGCGCCGTTTCAACGACTTTTACCTCAATTCGATTCGCTCCGTCGACATCCAGCTGCAGAACATCCTCAATGAGCTCGATGCGCTGGGTCTGGCCGAGCGGACGATCATCCTGTTCACTTCCGACCATGGGGAAATGGCCGGCGGGCACGGCCTGCGCGGCAAGGGTCCGTTTGCCTATGAGGAAGCCACTCATATTCCGTTCTTCGTCGTTCACCCCGATGTCAAAGGCGGACAGTCGTGCAAAGCTTTGTCCAGTCATATCGACGTGGTGCCGACACTCCTGTCCATGGCGGGCCTATCCGCAACAAAACGGAGTGAAGTGGCAGGCCGCGACCTTCCGGGGAAGGACCTCTCACCCGTGCTGGCGAAGGGAGCCGAGGCGAGTATCACCGAATCGCGCGAGGGTGTGCTGTTCGCCTACAGCGCGCTGTGCACCAACGATTCGACGTTGCTCAAAGTTGCTGGGGAAGCCCTCGCGGCGAACCGCTCCCCCAAAGAGGAGTTGGAAAAAGCCGGTTACAAACCCGATCTGAGGAAACGCGGAAGTGTTCGAACCGTATTTGATGGGCGTTATAAATTCTCGCGCTATTTCGCCCCTATCGAGCGCAACCACCCGACCACGCTCGATGAACTTTACAAATCGAATGACGTGGAACTTTTCGATCACCAATCCGATCCCGAGGAAGTTATCAATCTGGCGGCCGATCGCGAGAAGAACGCCGCGCTGCTTCTGGCCATGAGTGCCAAGCTCGAAGCAGTGATCAAAGCCGAGATCGGGAAGGACGATGGCCGCGAGATGCCGGAAATTCCGAAAGTCTCCTGGTATCTCGATACCGCTGATCTATAG
- a CDS encoding DUF1579 domain-containing protein codes for MVVFLKALLIGVALLHLSLPAQAQEPQKPSKDQEYLKRLVGSWSADSENGKGTMIYKMELGGLWLMGDFEGEFGGFKFQGKSLESYDSATKKYRSVWVDSFSTQPRIMEGDLDKEGKIMTLTGTGRGADQKTVNYKSVTEIKNDDTVNYSLFLVDKDGKELPMVKLTYKRKK; via the coding sequence ATGGTAGTTTTTCTGAAAGCCCTGCTGATCGGTGTTGCCCTTCTCCACCTATCACTACCTGCCCAGGCTCAGGAACCGCAGAAGCCGAGTAAAGATCAGGAATACCTCAAGCGACTCGTGGGGAGTTGGAGCGCAGATTCCGAAAACGGGAAAGGGACGATGATTTACAAGATGGAATTGGGCGGTCTTTGGCTGATGGGAGACTTCGAGGGAGAATTTGGCGGCTTCAAGTTTCAAGGGAAAAGCCTCGAGAGTTACGACTCGGCGACGAAGAAATACCGGAGTGTTTGGGTAGACTCTTTCTCCACCCAGCCCAGAATTATGGAAGGTGATCTCGACAAGGAGGGCAAGATCATGACCCTGACCGGAACCGGCCGAGGTGCGGACCAGAAGACCGTGAATTATAAGTCGGTTACTGAGATCAAAAATGACGATACGGTGAACTATAGCCTGTTCCTGGTTGATAAAGACGGTAAGGAACTGCCGATGGTTAAGCTCACCTATAAAAGGAAAAAGTGA